In Aeromicrobium wangtongii, the DNA window TGGAGCTCGGGATGCGGGATCCGGTGGCGCCACATCATGTGGAGCGAACGGACCTCGCCCACGGTCTCGAGCCGCGGGTCCGCCATGCGGATCGCGAGCCGTGCCGTGCGGGTGCCGGGCCAGTGGTCGAAGCGGTGGCCGTCCTCCTCGAGGTCGGCGTGCGAGACCTCGCCCGTCCGCATCGCCGAGGTCGCCAGCACCATGCCGGTCTCGAGCGGCGACAAGCTGCACGCCTCGAACACCGCGCGCTTCGGGGAGCTGACGAGGCGCCCTCCGACGGTGACGACGTCGTCCCGGTCGTCATCCACCACGCCTTCGTGGAAGACGACCCCGGCCTCGCGCCGGCCGCGGCGACGGTCCAGGCGGGTGACGTGGACGTCCCTGAGGTCAGCGCCGTACAGATCGAATCCGAGCAGCGCTGCCGCGGACTGATGCGTCGCCACGACCTGAGGACCGAGCTTGTCGAGGATGGACCGTGTGATGACCGCGTGCTGCTGGGACTCGGTCATCAGGTCCCACCCGCGCTGAGGGACGTACGTGCCGTGACGGACCCGGCGCAGGACGCCGGCGCGCATGGCCTGCCGGATCATGGCATCGCTGTAACCGAGGTCGTTCAGCTGGTGCCGCATCAGGTAGCCGCCGTTCGCCTCGGCGATGACAGTGAGATCGTCCATGGGGCCACGGTGGGCGATCGCAGGCCGGCTGCGCCGGTGACGGCGTACGTCCTGTGGACGGCTCGATCCATTCTCCGACCTGGGGATGACGCATCCGCCCAGGGCAAACCACGTCCCCCCACCGGAGATTTGCCACGGGCGGACGCGGTTTGCGGAGGGACCGTGGTAAACCGCCTCCCGGGGTCAGGTGCGTTCGGCGCTGAGGAGGTAGGCGGCGAGGAGGCGCTTGAGCTCGATGATCGACTCGCTGTGCTCCTGGCCGTCGCGGATCGAGAAGTTCAGCATCGAGTACACGACGTGGACGAGCACCTCGGCCATGATGGTGCGTCGTTCGCGGGGGGTGCCGGGGGTCAGTGGTGCCAGGGCGCGGGCCACCTCGCCGGCGAGCTCGCGCTCCGTGACGGCCGCGGTCGCCCGGGTGGCAGGCGTGGACTGCACCGCGAGCCACACGGCCCGGCGCGACGGATCATTGACCCACAGCGCCGCCATGTGGTCGATGAACCGGTCCAGGAACTTGAGCCAGTCCAGCGACGGGATCGCCTCGGCGAAGCTGTGCAGCTCCTGACGGACCGCGACGGCGTCCACCCGGTCGAGCTCGCACACGATCACGTACTTGTTCTGGAAGAACTGGTACAGCGTGCCGATCGGGAGCTCCGCCCGGTGGGCGACCTCCTCGCAGGTGAACGACTCGAAGCCGACCTCGAGCAGCAGCTCGCGGGCCACCAGCAGCAGGTGGTCGAACTTCTTGTGGCTGCGCTCCTGGGTCGGGCGGCGCCGGGGTTCGAGGATCTCGGCCGTCACGGGCGCCACCCTAGCGTGAAGCGGCCAGTCCTGCGTCGATCAAGGGCACGATCATGTCCCCGATGCCGTCGAACCCGGTTCCCACGGTCTGCCCGTGGGAGTGCCGGTAGTGGATGCCCTCGAGGATCACGGCGAGCTTGAAGAAGGCCAGCGACTGGTGGTAGCCGATGTCGCTGACGTCCCTGCCGGAGCCCGCGGCATATCGCTCGATGGTCTCGTCCCGGTTCAGGTAGCCGGGCGCGCGAGGGGCGTCCGTCACCACGGCGCCGCCGCCGTCCGTGGCCGTCTCGCCCAGCTGCTGGTAGGCCAGCATCAGGGCGACGTCGCTGAGCGGATCGCCCAGCGTGCTCATCTCCCAGTCCAGGACCGCGGTGACCTGGTCCTGGTCGTCGACCAGCACGTTGTCGAGACGGAAGTCGCCGTGCACGATCGTCCCGTCGCCGGACTCGGGGACGTTCGCGTCCAGATGGGCCACGAGCTCGTCCATGCCGGGCAGCTCGCGGCTCGTGGACGCCGCCAGCTGCTTCTTCCAGCGCGAGACCTGGCGCCCGATGTAGCCATCGGGACGTCCGAACTCGCCCAGCCCCACCGCGCGGTAGTCGACCGCGTGCAGGTCCACGAGCGTGTCGACCATCCGGCCGGTGATGTCGCGGGTGCGCTGCTCGCCGAGCTTCTCCAGCTGCGCGGCGCGGGCGTACGGCGTGCCGTCGACCCGTTCCATGACGTAGAACGGGGCGCCGATGACCTCGGTGTCCTCGCACAGCGCCACCATGGGCGGGACGGGGACGTCGGTCGGCGCGAGCGCCGCCATGACGCGGTACTCGCGCGCCATGTCGTGGGCGGTCGCGAGCACGTGCCCCAGGGGTGGACGCCGCACCACGTAGTCGTGCGTCCCGTCCGTGACCAGATAGGTCAGGTTGGACTTGCCGCCGGTGATCAAGGACGCGTCGAGCGGGCCGCTGACGGCATCGGGGGCGACGGAGGCCAGCCAGCGTCCGACGGCTGCGGTGTCCAGGCCCTGGGGATCGGTGCTCATGTCAGTCCTTCGGCCCGCCGGCGACGTAGATGACCTGGCCGGACACGAAGCCGGCACCCTCGCTGACCAGGAAGGAGGCGGTGTGCGCGATGTCCTCCGGCTGGCCGACGCGCTGGACCGGGATCTGGTCGGCGCTGAACTTGATGAAGTCGTCGAACGGCACCTTCATGCGCTCGGCGGTCGCCGCGGTCATGTCGGTCTGGATGAAGCCCGGAGCGATGGCGTTGGCGGTGATGCCGAACTTGCCCAGCTCGATCGCCAGCGTCTTGGTGAAGCCCTGCAGGCCGGCCTTGGCCGCCGAGTAGTTGGCCTGGCCACGGTTGCCGAGCGCCGAGGTGCTGGACAGGTTGACGATGCGACCGTAGCCCGCCTCGGTCATGTGCTTCTGGGCGTACTTGGTCATCAGGAACGAGCCGCGCAGGTGCACGCCCATCACCAGGTCCCAGTCCTCGACCGTCATCTTGAACAGCAGGTTGTCGCGGAGGATGCCGGCGTTGTTGACCAGCACCGTGGGGGCGCCGAGCTCGGCGGCGATGCGCTCGATGGCTGCCTTGACCTGCTCCTCGTTGCTGACGTCGGCGCCGACGGCGAGCGCGGTGCCGCCGGCGGACGTGATGGCGTCGACGGTCGCGGCGCACGACGACTCGTCGAGGTCGACGACGGCGATCTGGAAGCCGTCGGAGGCCAGGCGCTGCGCCACGGCTGCACCGATGCCGCGGGCGGCTCCGGTCACGATGGCGGTACGGGGTTCGGTCACGGTGTTCTCCTCGAGGGCGCGCGATCTAAGCGCTTGCTTAGTAGGACGTTCCGAACGTTATCGCACGATGGGCGCGGGGGCGAGGTTCTGCGACGCGCGGATCAGCAAAATATGAGGGATTCCTCATCTTTGTGTATAGTTGAGGAAAACCTCATGTTTAGGAGTTCGTGTGTCGAAGCTCGATCGCCCCGTGGTCGCCGAGACCACCGCACCGACCGGCCAGCGCACGGTGCTCACGCAGCGCCGTGAGGACCGGTTCGCCCGCGTCGAGCCGAAGGGCAAGCGCGTCCACACCGCGCGTGAGCGCGCCGAGATGCTCGTCGACGAGGGCTCCTTCGTCGAGATGACGCCGATGCGCTCGGCCGGGGCGGGCACCGGCAGCGGTGTCGTCGCCGGGTGGGGGACGACCGACGGCCACTCCGTCGTCGTGGTCTCGCACGATGCCGCCGTCGCCTCAGGTGCGATCGGTGCGGTCATGGCCGAGAGCATCCAGAAGGCCCAGCGGTTCGCGATCGACAAGGGCTACCCGATCGTCTACATCAACGACTCGGGCGGAGCCCGCATCCACGACGGCATCTTCGCGCTGCACGGATGCGGCGGGATCTTCGCGCTGAACATCGAGGCGCAGAGCCGCATCCCGCAGATCTCGCTGATCCTGGGGCCGTGCGCGGGCGCCGCGGCGTACTCGCCGGCCCTCACGGACTGGACGATCATGGTCAAGGAGCAGGGACAGATGTTCCTGACCGGGCCCGACATCGTCAAGGCCGCGACGGGCGAGGACGCCACTGCCGAGGACATCGGTGGTTCCGCGCTGCACACCAAGGTCAGCGGTGTCGCGCATCTCGAGGTCGACAGCGAGCAGGAGGCGTTCTACGCGACCCGCCTGCTGCTGTCGTTCCTGCCCACCCACAAGGGTGGAGCGCAGAAGCGCCACGACCCCGTGCCGGCCAATCCCGGTGCCGCCGCGGCGCTGCCGACCCTCGTCCCGGAGAAGTCCAGCGTCGTGTTCGACATGAACAAGCTGCTCGACGGGGTGCTGGACAACGGCGCCCGGCTCGAGCTGATGCCCGAGCACGCGCCGAGCATCCTGACCCTGTTCGCCCGGCTCGACGGTCACGCCGTCGGCGTCCTGGCCAACCAGCCCAATGCCCGCGGCGGGATCCTGGACTCCAAGGCGTCGGTCAAGGCCGCCCGCTTCGTGGAGTTCTGCGGCCGCTTCGATCTTCCCGTCCTCACATTCGTCGACGTGCCGGGCTTCCTGCCGGGCACCGTCGAGGAGGGGCGAGGCGTCATCACGCATGGCGCCAAGCTCCTCAAGGCGTACGTCGAGACCAAGAGCCCCAAGCTCACGGTCGTGGTGCGCAAGTCGTACGGCGGCGCGTACATCGCGATGGGATCGGCGTCGCTCGGTGCCGACGCCAACTGGGCGTGGTCGAACTCCGAGATCGCCGTGATGGGTCCCGGCGGGGCCGTCGCGCTGCTGCACCGGCGCGCCCTCAAGGAGGCCGAGGAGCCGACCGTCCTGCGTGACCAGCTGGCCGCCGTGTACCGCGAGGAGGTCGCCCGTCCGTATCTCGCTGCGGAGGCCGGCATCGTCGACGACGTCATCCACCCCGAGGAGACCCGCGAGCGCATGGTCGCCGCGATGCGCATGCTGACCCACGGATCGGCGGTCTGATGCACACCGCACGGGCCGAGATCGTCTCGAACGTCTGGAAGATCGTCGCCCGTGAGGGTGACCAGGTGGGGCCCGGGGACACTCTGGCCATCCTGGAGTCGATGAAGATGGAGATCCCGCTGGTCGCGCAGGTGGGCGGCCACGTCAGCAAGATCCTGGTCGAGCTCGGCCAGATCGTCCAGGAGGGCGATCCGGTCGTCGAGATCGACGAGACCGCCAGCGCCTGAGCGGTGTCTGCCATCATCGGCGGGTGCCAATCACCGACGCCGTCGTCCATGAGATCGCGATGCGCTGGGCGGACATCGACTCGCTCAACCACGTCAACAATGTGGTGTACGTCGACTACGCGTCCGAGGCGCGGGCCGTGCTGGGGGAGGCTGTGGCCGACGCCCCGGTCCGGAGCATGTCCGTCCGGTTCCTGCAGCCGCTCCTGCTGAGCAGGGAGCCGGTGGCGGTCGCCTCCGCCGTCGACGGCGCCACGGTGACGCAGCAGATCCGCCGCCGCGGTTCCGACGCCGTGTTCGCCGAGATCCGGACCGAGCTCGGCGCGCTCCGGCCGATTCCGCCGCACCCGGCCGGCGGGATGCCCTTCGCGATGGCGGTCCGCCGCAGCGACCTGGACCAGAGCGGGAACGTCAGCCTGCCGAAGCTGTTCCAGCTCGTCCAGGAGCTTCGCATCCTGTTCGTCTCCGAGCAGGTGCAGCAGATGCAGGCCGGGCGCTTCGTGGTCGGGACCGTGGCCGTCGAGCAGGCCCGACCGGTGCCGTGGCGCGCCGAGCCGTACGCCGCACGAGCCCGGCTCACCCGGGTCGGAGCGGGCTCGATCACGATCGAGTCCGAGATCCTCGACGAGGACGCCGTGCTGGTGCGCTCGACCTCGGTGATGGTGGGCTTCGACGCCCAGCACCAGCGGTCACGCCGCCTGGACGATGACGAGCGGGCGATCTTCGAGGCGACCCTCGACGCCTCCTGACCATCCGGTGGGACGGGAAAATCTGGTTTCGTCCGGGGGACAGGAAAATCTGGTCTCGTCGGCACCGTCGCTGACAGGACCAGATTGTCTGGTCGAAAACCGGCGCGGCGGACGGAACCAGATTCTCTCGTCCAACCCCGGGCGGGGTCAGCCCGGCGCGTTCACCATGAACTGGGCGGCGTGCTGGACGTAGGCCCAGAACTGCGCATCGTGCTCGGGGGAGAGGTCGGCCTTGTCCAGGGCGGCGCGGAAGTGCTTGAGCCAGTGGTCGCGGGCCCGTTCGTCGACGACGAAGGACACGTGCCGCATCCGCAGGCGCGGGTGCCCGCGCTGCTCGGAGTAGGTCGTCGGTCCGCCCCAGTACTGCTCGAGGAACATCGTGAACCGGTGCGCCGCGGCGGCGAGGTCCTCCTCGGGGTACATCGGGCGCAGCACCTCGTCCTCGGCGACGCCCTCGTAGAACGTGTCCACGATCGCCTTGATCGTGTCGTGACCACCGATCGCGTCGTAGAACGTCTGCTCGGTCTGGGTCATGACTTGGCGTCCTCCACCTGGATCGTCGGGAACGTCGTCGGGATGCGGATCCCGGCGCGGTCGAACTCGGCCTTGATGCGGCGCCGCATCGCGCGAGCCACCAGCCACTGCTGGGCGGGTGCGGTCTTCAGCACGACACGGACCACGATGCCATCCTTGTCGAACCGCTCGACGCCCCACACCTCAGGGGCCTCGATGATGACGTCGTGGAACTGCGGCTCCTCGTAGGTCGACGTCGCGACGTCCTGCAGGATCGCCTGGACCCGGTCGAGATCGGTCTCGTACGACACCGTGATGTCCAGGACGGTGCGCGCCCAGTTCTGGCTCTGGTTGCCGACCCGCAGGATCTCACCGTTGCGGACGTACCAGACCGTGCCGTTGACGTCGCGCAGCCGCGTGACCCGCAGGCCGACGGCCTCGACCGTCCCCTCGGCCTCGCCGAGGTCGACCGAGTCGCCCACGCCGTACTGGTCCTCCAGGATCATGAAGATGCCGGACAGGAAGTCCTTGACCAGGTTCTGTGCGCCGAAGCCGAGGGCCACGCCGACGATGCCGGCGCTGGCGATGATCGGTGCGATGTTGATGCCGAGCTTGGCCAGCACGCTGACCGTCACGATCGCGAAGATGACTCCGGTCGCAAAGCTCTTGAGCAGTGAGCCCATCGTCGCCGCGCGCTGCTGACGGCGGGCGTGGACGGCGGGGCGCCGGTCGGCCAGGAACTCGCCGGCGCGGCTGTTGGCGATGACGCCGGGCACGGCACCCTTGCCCGCCCGTGTGACGAGTCGGTCGATCGCCCGGCAGACGAACCAGCGGAACAGCAGGCCGAGGACGATGACCAGCACGATGCTGCCCGGTGTCGCGACGAACCATTCGTAGGCCTTGCCCTCGGGCAGCTTCCAGTTGATGTCGAGGTGAGGCATTGCCCCAGCCTACGGGTGGCTACGATGGGGCCCATGAAGACTCCTGCTCGCGTGCTCGGACTCGTGCTCGCCACCGTCGTGACGTTCATCGCCGGCTCGGGCGCGGCCTTCGCCGACGCCCCCACGGGATCGGCGTGGCCCAAGGGAGACGGTCGCAGCGACCTCGACAACTGGCTGCTGTTCGGCGGCGGCACGGTGGGCCTGTTCATCGTCATCTCGCTGTTCGGCCTGCTGACCGCGCGTCGCAACTTCGTCCCGCCGGCGCCCGGCGCCCACGTCGCCACCACGAGCGACAACAGCCCCGCCCACCACTGAGGGCGGACGGGGCCGTGACGGCTCCGATGGGCGACGCGGTCAGCGCGGCGCCATGCGCAGTGCGCCGTCCATCCGGATGGTCTCGCCGTTGAGGTAGTCGTGATCGATGATCATGCCCACGAGCTTGGCGTACTCGGCCGGCTCGCACAGCCGCTGCGGGAACGGGACGCCGGCGGCCAGACCCGCGCGGATCTCCTCGCTGACGGTCGCGAGCATCGGGGTGTTGACGATGCCCGGGGCGATCGTGCAGACCCGGATGCCGTACTGGGCCAGGTCGCGCGCAGCGGGCAGCGTCATGCCCACGATGCCGCCCTTGGACGAGGAGTAGGCGACCTGCCCGATCTGGCCGTCGAAGGCGGCGATCGAGGCGGTGTTGACGATCACGCCCCGCTGGCCGTTCTCGTCGGCCTCGGTCCGGGCGATGGCCTCGGAGGCCAGGGCCAGCACCGTGAAGCTGCCGACCAGGTTGATCTGCACGATCTTGGCGTACAGGCCCAGGTCGTGGACGCCCTTGCGGCCCAGGATGCGGGCCGAGGGGCCGATGCCGGCGCAGTTGACGACCGAGCGCAGCGGAGCGGCCTCGGCGGCGGTCGCGACCGCTGAGCGCACCTGCTCCTCGTCAGTCACGTCGGCGGCGACGTAGGTGACGCCGTCGATGGCCGGCGCCTGCTCGATCGAGCCGGGCAGGTCCAGGGCGAAGACCGACGCGCCCTGCTGGGCGAGATGGGCGGCCGTGGCTGCGCCGAGGCCGGAGGCTCCGCCGGTGACGATCGCGGCGGTGTCGTTGAGCTGCATGCTTCTCCTGTGGGTGGGACGGGTCAGCGCGCGAGGTTGCGGCTGATGACGAGTCGTTGGATCTGGTTGGTGCCCTCGAAGATCTGCATGACCTTCGCCTCGCGCATGAAGCGCTCGACCGGGAAGTCCTTGGTGTAGCCGGCTCCGCCGAGCACCTGCACGGCGTCGGTGGTGACCTTCATGGCGTTGTCGGTGCACACCATCTTGGCGATCGACGCCTGGCGTGAGAACGGCAGCCCGGCGTCCTTGCGGCGCGCCGCGGCCAGATAGGTCGCCCGGGCGGACTCGACCGCGGCGGCCATGTCGGCCAGCAGGAAGCCGAGGCCCTGGTGGTCGATGATCCGGCTGCCGAACGTCTCGCGCTCCTTGGCGTAGGCGATCGCGACGTCGAGTGCCTCCTGGGCCAGGCCGGTCGCGACCGCGGCGATGCCCAGCCGTCCGGAGTCCAGGCCCGCGAGCGCGATGGGCAGGCCCTGTCCCTCGGCGCCGAGGCGCCGTTCGGCGGGGACGTGGACGTCGTCGAACAGCATCGTGGCCGTCGTCGAGCCCATCAGGCCCATCTTG includes these proteins:
- the fabG gene encoding 3-oxoacyl-ACP reductase FabG, whose product is MTEPRTAIVTGAARGIGAAVAQRLASDGFQIAVVDLDESSCAATVDAITSAGGTALAVGADVSNEEQVKAAIERIAAELGAPTVLVNNAGILRDNLLFKMTVEDWDLVMGVHLRGSFLMTKYAQKHMTEAGYGRIVNLSSTSALGNRGQANYSAAKAGLQGFTKTLAIELGKFGITANAIAPGFIQTDMTAATAERMKVPFDDFIKFSADQIPVQRVGQPEDIAHTASFLVSEGAGFVSGQVIYVAGGPKD
- a CDS encoding acyl-CoA thioesterase, which encodes MPITDAVVHEIAMRWADIDSLNHVNNVVYVDYASEARAVLGEAVADAPVRSMSVRFLQPLLLSREPVAVASAVDGATVTQQIRRRGSDAVFAEIRTELGALRPIPPHPAGGMPFAMAVRRSDLDQSGNVSLPKLFQLVQELRILFVSEQVQQMQAGRFVVGTVAVEQARPVPWRAEPYAARARLTRVGAGSITIESEILDEDAVLVRSTSVMVGFDAQHQRSRRLDDDERAIFEATLDAS
- a CDS encoding type IV toxin-antitoxin system AbiEi family antitoxin domain-containing protein — translated: MDDLTVIAEANGGYLMRHQLNDLGYSDAMIRQAMRAGVLRRVRHGTYVPQRGWDLMTESQQHAVITRSILDKLGPQVVATHQSAAALLGFDLYGADLRDVHVTRLDRRRGRREAGVVFHEGVVDDDRDDVVTVGGRLVSSPKRAVFEACSLSPLETGMVLATSAMRTGEVSHADLEEDGHRFDHWPGTRTARLAIRMADPRLETVGEVRSLHMMWRHRIPHPELQREIVGPDGRLIARTDFAWIDDCHTGEFDGLVKYGRLNPYVSDVGQVLTDEKAREDLVRDQQLGMTRWTWAEMSAARQAATAARIEQGRERSRRLYRRNRTTIV
- a CDS encoding TetR family transcriptional regulator is translated as MTAEILEPRRRPTQERSHKKFDHLLLVARELLLEVGFESFTCEEVAHRAELPIGTLYQFFQNKYVIVCELDRVDAVAVRQELHSFAEAIPSLDWLKFLDRFIDHMAALWVNDPSRRAVWLAVQSTPATRATAAVTERELAGEVARALAPLTPGTPRERRTIMAEVLVHVVYSMLNFSIRDGQEHSESIIELKRLLAAYLLSAERT
- a CDS encoding phosphotransferase family protein, with product MSTDPQGLDTAAVGRWLASVAPDAVSGPLDASLITGGKSNLTYLVTDGTHDYVVRRPPLGHVLATAHDMAREYRVMAALAPTDVPVPPMVALCEDTEVIGAPFYVMERVDGTPYARAAQLEKLGEQRTRDITGRMVDTLVDLHAVDYRAVGLGEFGRPDGYIGRQVSRWKKQLAASTSRELPGMDELVAHLDANVPESGDGTIVHGDFRLDNVLVDDQDQVTAVLDWEMSTLGDPLSDVALMLAYQQLGETATDGGGAVVTDAPRAPGYLNRDETIERYAAGSGRDVSDIGYHQSLAFFKLAVILEGIHYRHSHGQTVGTGFDGIGDMIVPLIDAGLAASR
- a CDS encoding globin: MTQTEQTFYDAIGGHDTIKAIVDTFYEGVAEDEVLRPMYPEEDLAAAAHRFTMFLEQYWGGPTTYSEQRGHPRLRMRHVSFVVDERARDHWLKHFRAALDKADLSPEHDAQFWAYVQHAAQFMVNAPG
- a CDS encoding SDR family NAD(P)-dependent oxidoreductase; translation: MQLNDTAAIVTGGASGLGAATAAHLAQQGASVFALDLPGSIEQAPAIDGVTYVAADVTDEEQVRSAVATAAEAAPLRSVVNCAGIGPSARILGRKGVHDLGLYAKIVQINLVGSFTVLALASEAIARTEADENGQRGVIVNTASIAAFDGQIGQVAYSSSKGGIVGMTLPAARDLAQYGIRVCTIAPGIVNTPMLATVSEEIRAGLAAGVPFPQRLCEPAEYAKLVGMIIDHDYLNGETIRMDGALRMAPR
- a CDS encoding biotin/lipoyl-binding carrier protein, which codes for MHTARAEIVSNVWKIVAREGDQVGPGDTLAILESMKMEIPLVAQVGGHVSKILVELGQIVQEGDPVVEIDETASA
- a CDS encoding mechanosensitive ion channel family protein — its product is MPHLDINWKLPEGKAYEWFVATPGSIVLVIVLGLLFRWFVCRAIDRLVTRAGKGAVPGVIANSRAGEFLADRRPAVHARRQQRAATMGSLLKSFATGVIFAIVTVSVLAKLGINIAPIIASAGIVGVALGFGAQNLVKDFLSGIFMILEDQYGVGDSVDLGEAEGTVEAVGLRVTRLRDVNGTVWYVRNGEILRVGNQSQNWARTVLDITVSYETDLDRVQAILQDVATSTYEEPQFHDVIIEAPEVWGVERFDKDGIVVRVVLKTAPAQQWLVARAMRRRIKAEFDRAGIRIPTTFPTIQVEDAKS
- a CDS encoding acyl-CoA carboxylase subunit beta — protein: MSKLDRPVVAETTAPTGQRTVLTQRREDRFARVEPKGKRVHTARERAEMLVDEGSFVEMTPMRSAGAGTGSGVVAGWGTTDGHSVVVVSHDAAVASGAIGAVMAESIQKAQRFAIDKGYPIVYINDSGGARIHDGIFALHGCGGIFALNIEAQSRIPQISLILGPCAGAAAYSPALTDWTIMVKEQGQMFLTGPDIVKAATGEDATAEDIGGSALHTKVSGVAHLEVDSEQEAFYATRLLLSFLPTHKGGAQKRHDPVPANPGAAAALPTLVPEKSSVVFDMNKLLDGVLDNGARLELMPEHAPSILTLFARLDGHAVGVLANQPNARGGILDSKASVKAARFVEFCGRFDLPVLTFVDVPGFLPGTVEEGRGVITHGAKLLKAYVETKSPKLTVVVRKSYGGAYIAMGSASLGADANWAWSNSEIAVMGPGGAVALLHRRALKEAEEPTVLRDQLAAVYREEVARPYLAAEAGIVDDVIHPEETRERMVAAMRMLTHGSAV